Genomic window (Acidobacteriaceae bacterium):
CACTGGCCGGCGGGCGAGAAGAACGCCACGCTCGGACTGGTGACCTCGCCGCCATCCATCAGGACGGGGATCTGTCCGATGCCGACCAATCCGCCCCAGGTGCGCTTGCCGACGAGCGTGCCCAGGTGGTCGTGCTTGAACAGCCACGGCAGAGCGTCGCCGCCCGAGCCAGCCGACTCGTTCGCAATCATCACCTTTGGCCCGTAGATGCCGGCATTCGGCGTGTGTTCGATCGCACCATACCGCGGCGACCAGTAGGCCTCCACCTGCCGGGCGAGCACTTCGATGATGTAGTCCGCGACCTGTCCGCCGCCGTTGTATCTCTCGTCGACGATCACGCCCTCCTTGTTGGTCTGGGCCATGAAATAGCGATTGAAGTTCGTGAATCCACCGGCGCCTGTGTCCGGTAAATAGACATACGCCAGCTTTCCGCCGGAGAGTTGATCGACCTTGCGGCGGTTGGCGTCGATCCAATCCGCATTGCGAAGCTGCAGCTCGTTAGCGACGGGAGTGACGGTGATGTCGCGCGCGCCGTCTCCGTTCGCCGCGCCGATGTGTAGCGTCACGGCGTGGCCGGACGTACCTTCGAGCGGCTCCTGGATGTCCGTCGCCGCAGTCAGGTTCTGCCCATTGATTGCGAGAATGCAGTCGCCCGCGTGCACATTCAGCCCGGGTTGCGCGAGCGGCGCCTTCACCGTCGGCGACCACGTGCCGCCGGTGTAGATCTTGGCTATGCAATAGCGATCGTTCTTGATCGTGTAGTCGGCGCCCAGCAAGCCACCCGGCACCCGCTGCGCCTCGGGGATCGCGCCGCCATGCCCGCGCAGATGCCCGACGGAGAAACCAGTCAGCATCTCCTGGAAGATGTAGTTGAGGTCCGCGCGCGAGGCGATGGAATCGACATACGGCTCGAAGCGCTGCTCCTCCTCGACCGTGTTCACGCCGTGGTAGTGCGGGTCGTAGAAGTAAGCGCGCTCAATGCGCCACACCTCGTGGTACATCTGCCTCCACTCGGCCTGCGGATCGACCTTCACCTGCAGATCGTCAATCTTCACCGCGCCATCACCGGGCTTTACCGGCGCAGTCGCGGAGACGATGAAGAGCTTCGGCGCCGAAGGAGCGGCACCGCCTGCAGGTGGCTCTGCGCCTTCTTCAGGAGTGCCCATACGCAGCAGCATCTTCTCGCCGTCGGCTGAGATCTCGTAGCTCTCTACATGCTCGGCCAGCTTTTCCGTCTTGCGGCCCTCCAGCACAAAGCGGCTCAGCGTGTTGTCTCCGCCACCACCGAAGCGCCGCGATCCCGTCGTCTCGACGAAGTAGACGGTGCCCGGCTTGCCCGCTGAAAGATCGCTGTAATTGCGCGGCGGCAGCGGCAGCGGAGCCATGCGTCCGGCAATCGTCTCCAGGCTCGCACCTGCGATGTCGATATCGGTCGGCTTCGGTGGAGTGGGCTTCTGCGGCAGCGTTGGATGCTGCGTTGCTTCCTTGTTCTCCTCAGCAGTCGCGCCCGCGGGCGTGACGTCGGCGTTTTCCTTCGCCTTCTCCTTCACCTCCGCCGGAGCCTTTTCGTCATCGCTCTCTGGCGCCACAGGCGAGAGCGTCTTCGCAGAAAGCGCGAGCGAGTAAATCGAGCTCGTCACGGTGTACAGGTCGCTCGTCATGTCGAGGCCGGCCTCCGTCGCGCCCTCGTTGTTGCTCGCTAGGAAGTACATGTACTTGCCGTTGCGGTCGAACGCCGGCGTGTGCGCGTCCGCCATGTCGTCGGTCAACTGCGTCGACGTGCCCTTGTCCACCGAGTACAGAAACAGCGAGTGCAAATGGTTCGGCA
Coding sequences:
- a CDS encoding PDZ domain-containing protein, whose amino-acid sequence is MRLAVLSLAVSLCSIPSFAADPHPHILEQPAISRDLIAFSYAGDLWTVPRSGGRASRLTTGVGIESQPVFSPDGKTIAFTGEYDGNTDVFTIPTTGGIPKRITYHPAADVAVGWTPDGKSIVFRSNRDAASRYTQLFEVPAEGGVEKVLPLPTAYTGELSPDGSRIAYNPLGPGSAFNFTTFVSWGNYHGGLAPAIWITTLPGLESVEVPHETSADYSSTWADGKLYFLSGRKGLISIYSYDASSKAVAEVYQSTGSDIHSLASDGHTLVFDRLGELYTMEPGGQPHLVDIDVTGDLPDVRSHFVKVATEIEHMSLSPTALRIAVEAHGEILTVPTKNGLVRNLTNSPGVMERGPAWSPDGQSIAFFSDEPSADGKPALYHLHVVSQTGAGAVKKFALAPEPAYYFEPVWSPDSKLITFYDNRMRRFLLDTTSGKLTQIGEPNVFGGFSNETHAIAWSPDSKWLVYPRSMPNHLHSLFLYSVDKGTSTQLTDDMADAHTPAFDRNGKYMYFLASNNEGATEAGLDMTSDLYTVTSSIYSLALSAKTLSPVAPESDDEKAPAEVKEKAKENADVTPAGATAEENKEATQHPTLPQKPTPPKPTDIDIAGASLETIAGRMAPLPLPPRNYSDLSAGKPGTVYFVETTGSRRFGGGGDNTLSRFVLEGRKTEKLAEHVESYEISADGEKMLLRMGTPEEGAEPPAGGAAPSAPKLFIVSATAPVKPGDGAVKIDDLQVKVDPQAEWRQMYHEVWRIERAYFYDPHYHGVNTVEEEQRFEPYVDSIASRADLNYIFQEMLTGFSVGHLRGHGGAIPEAQRVPGGLLGADYTIKNDRYCIAKIYTGGTWSPTVKAPLAQPGLNVHAGDCILAINGQNLTAATDIQEPLEGTSGHAVTLHIGAANGDGARDITVTPVANELQLRNADWIDANRRKVDQLSGGKLAYVYLPDTGAGGFTNFNRYFMAQTNKEGVIVDERYNGGGQVADYIIEVLARQVEAYWSPRYGAIEHTPNAGIYGPKVMIANESAGSGGDALPWLFKHDHLGTLVGKRTWGGLVGIGQIPVLMDGGEVTSPSVAFFSPAGQWDVENHGVEPDISVEQDPKAVAEGHDPQLEKAVAVALEQLKQNPPAEPHRPAYPNYHQAQ